One segment of Chionomys nivalis chromosome 3, mChiNiv1.1, whole genome shotgun sequence DNA contains the following:
- the Elfn1 gene encoding protein ELFN1, with the protein MAGHGWGAPWVLVAAATLLHAGGLAQGDCWLIEGDKGFVWLAICSQNQPPYEAIPQQINNTIVDLRLNENRIRSVHYASLSRFGNLTYLNLTKNEIGYIEDGAFSGQFNLQVLQLGYNRLRNLTEGMLRGLSKLEYLYLQANLIEVVMASAFWECPNIMNIDLSMNRIQQLGSGTFAGLAKLSVCEIYSNPFYCSCELLGFLRWLAAFTNATQTHDRVQCESPPVYAGYFLLGQGRHGHQRSILSKLQSVCTEDSYTAEVLGPPRPVPGRSQPGHSPPPPPPEPSDVPCPDDECFSGDGTTPLVVLTTLATQMEARPSMKVKQLTQNSATIMVQLPSPFNRMYTLEQYNNSKSFTVSKLTQPQEEIRLTNLYTLTNYTYCVVSTSSGTHHNHTCLTICLPKPPSPPGPVPSPSTATHYIMTILGCLFGMVLVLGAVYYCLRKRRRQEEKHKKAVAAAAGSLKKTIIELKYGPEIEAPGLAPLTQGPLLGSEAVSRIPYLPATTSDVEQYKLVESSETPKATKGNYIEVRTGEPPERRSCELSRPGTENQSSVAEISTIAKEVDRVNQIINNCIDALKSESTSFQGAKSGAVSVAEPPLVLLSEPLASKHSFLSPVYKDAFGHGGLQRHHSVEAAPGPPRASSSSSGSARSPRTFRAEATGTHKAPATETKYIEKSSPVPETILTVTPAATVLRAEADKSRQYGEHRHSYPGSHPAEPPAPPPPPPTHEGLGGRKASILEPLTRPRPRDLVYSQLSPQYHNLSYSSSPEYTCRASPSIWERLRLSRRRHKDDAEFMAAGHALRKKVQFAKDEDLHDILDYWKGVSAQHKS; encoded by the coding sequence ATGGCTGGGCACGGGTGGGGCGCACCCTGGGTGCTTGTGGCGGCTGCCACGTTACTGCACGCAGGCGGGCTGGCCCAAGGCGACTGCTGGCTGATCGAGGGTGACAAGGGCTTTGTGTGGCTGGCCATCTGCAGCCAGAACCAACCGCCCTATGAGGCCATCCCCCAACAGATCAACAACACCATCGTGGACCTGCGGCTCAATGAGAACCGCATCCGCAGCGTGCACTATGCCTCCCTGAGCCGCTTTGGGAACCTCACATACCTCAACCTCACCAAGAATGAGATTGGCTACATCGAGGACGGGGCCTTCTCAGGCCAGTTCAACCTCCAGGTGCTGCAGCTGGGGTACAACCGGCTGCGCAACCTTACGGAGGGCATGCTGCGGGGCCTGAGCAAGCTCGAGTATCTGTACCTGCAGGCCAATCTCATCGAGGTGGTGATGGCTAGCGCCTTCTGGGAGTGTCCCAACATCATGAACATAGACCTCTCCATGAACCGCATccagcagctgggcagtggcacCTTCGCGGGCCTGGCCAAGCTCTCAGTGTGCGAAATTTACAGTAACCCTTTCTACTGCTCTTGTGAGCTGCTGGGCTTCCTGCGTTGGCTGGCCGCCTTCACCAATGCCACACAGACCCACGACCGGGTACAGTGTGAGTCGCCTCCTGTCTACGCCGGCTACTTCCTGCTGGGTCAGGGCCGCCATGGTCACCAGCGTAGCATACTCAGCAAACTGCAGTCTGTGTGCACCGAGGACTCCTACACAGCTGAGGTGCTTGGTCCACCTCGCCCGGTGCCAGGCCGATCACAGCCGGGCCATTCACCACCGCCACCTCCCCCGGAGCCCAGCGATGTGCCCTGTCCCGATGATGAGTGCTTCTCTGGTGACGGCACCACGCCACTGGTGGTCCTGACGACTCTGGCCACTCAGATGGAGGCTCGTCCCTCTATGAAGGTTAAGCAGCTGACCCAAAACTCGGCCACCATCATGGTGCAGTTGCCGAGCCCGTTCAACCGCATGTACACACTGGAGCAGTACAACAACAGCAAATCATTCACCGTGTCCAAGCTGACCCAGCCTCAGGAGGAGATTCGCCTGACCAATCTCTACACCCTCACCAACTACACATACTGCGTGGTCTCCACCAGCTCTGGCACCCATCACAACCATACCTGCCTTACCATCTGCCTGCCCAAGCCGCCCAGCCcccctggccctgtgcccagcCCCTCCACCGCCACTCACTACATCATGACCATCCTCGGCTGCCTCTTCGGCATGGTGCTGGTTCTGGGCGCTGTTTACTACTGCCTGCGCAAGCGGAGGCGACAGGAGGAGAAACATAAGAAGGCGGTGGCGGCGGCAGCTGGCAGCCTGAAAAAGACCATTATCGAGCTGAAGTATGGGCCTGAGATCGAGGCACCTGGGCTAGCCCCGCTGACCCAGGGCCCTCTGCTTGGCTCTGAGGCTGTGTCTCGAATACCCTACCTGCCAGCCACCACCAGTGACGTGGAGCAGTACAAGCTAGTGGAGAGTAGTGAGACCCCCAAAGCCACCAAGGGGAACTACATTGAAGTACGCACAGGGGAGCCGCCAGAACGCAGAAGCTGTGAGCTGAGCCGGCCTGGCACAGAAAACCAGAGCTCAGTGGCAGAAATCTCCACCATTGCCAAGGAGGTGGACAGAGTCAACCAGATCATTAACAACTGCATTGACGCTCTCAAGTCTGAGTCCACGTCCTTTCAGGGCGCCAAATCGGGGGCCGTGTCTGTGGCTGAGCCACCGCTGGTACTGCTGTCCGAGCCTCTGGCTAGCAAGCACAGCTTCCTGTCCCCTGTCTACAAAGATGCCTTTGGCCATGGTGGCCTGCAGCGGCACCACAGTGTGGAGGCTGCACCCGGGCCCCCCAGGGCCAGCAGTTCATCCAGCGGTTCTGCGCGGAGCCCTCGCACCTTCCGGGCTGAGGCCACCGGCACACATAAGGCCCCAGCCACTGAGACCAAGTACATTGAAAAAAGCTCACCTGTGCCCGAGACCATCCTCACTGTGACACCCGCGGCCACTGTGCTGCGGGCCGAGGCCGATAAGAGTCGCCAGTATGGCGAGCATCGGCACTCATACCCTGGCTCCCACCCTGCTGAGCCACCTGCTCCGCCGCCACCTCCACCCACTCATGAAGGGCTCGGAGGCCGCAAGGCATCTATCCTGGAGCCTCTGACACGGCCACGACCCCGAGACCTCGTCTACTCGCAGCTGTCCCCGCAGTACCACAACCTGAGCTATTCATCCAGCCCCGAGTATACCTGCAGGGCGTCCCCAAGCATCTGGGAGCGCCTCAGACTGAGCCGTAGGAGGCACAAGGATGATGCAGAATTCATGGCGGCTGGCCACGCCCTGCGCAAGAAGGTCCAGTTTGCCAAAGATGAGGACCTGCATGACATCCTAGACTACTGGAAAGGCGTGTCCGCCCAGCACAAGTCCTGa